CGCATGTACGGGTCGATGCCGGCGAGCATGCCGTCGACGGAGCGTTCCTTGTAGCCGGTGGCGAGGACTACGGCGTCGGTGGTGAGGCGGGAGCGGGTGGACTGCTGGGCGTGTTCCAGGTGGAGTTCGACCTTGGTGGCGCCGACGCGGCCCGCGGTGCGGACGGAGACGCCGGGGGTGATCGTGGCGTCGGGCCAGCCGCCGTGCTGGGTGCGGCGGTAGAGCTCCTCGTGGATGGCGTTGATGGTGTCGGCGTCGATGCCCTTGTGGAGCTGCCACTGCTGGGGGACGAGCTTGTCGCGTACGCCCTCGGGCAGGTGGTGGAAGTAGCGGGTGTAGTCGGGGGTGAAGTGTTCCAGGCCGAGCTTGGAGTACTCCATGGGTGCGAACGATTCGCTGCGGGCCAGCCAGGTGAGCTTCTCGCGGCCTGCGGGGCGGGCGCGGAGCAGGTCGAGGAAGACTTCCGCGCCGGACTGTCCCGAGCCGATGACGGTGATGTGCTCGGCGGCGAGGAGGCGGGCGCGGTGGGTGAGGTAGTCCGCGGAGTGGACGACGGGGACGGTGGGGGCCTCGGCGAGGGGCTTGAGGGGTTCGGGGATGTACGGCTCGGTGCCGACGCCGAGTGCGAGGTTACGGGTGTAGGCGCGGCCCAGGGCTTCGGCTTCGCCCTCGGTGTCGAGCTGGGTGAAGTCGACCTCGAACAGGGAGCGTTCGGGGTTCCAGCGGACGGCGTCGACCTGGTGGCCGAAGTGGAGTCCGGTGAGGTTCTCGCTGACCCAGCGGCAGTAGGCGTCGTACTCGGTGCGCTGGATGTGGAAGCGCTCGGCGAAGTAGAAGGGGAAGAGGCGCTCGCGGGACTTGAGGTAGTTGAGGAACGTCCAGGGGCTGGCCGGGTCTGCGAGGGTCACCAGGTCGGCGAGGAACGGGACTTGGAGGGTTGCGCCCTCGATGAGGAGGCCGGGGTGCCAGTGGAAGGCGGGGCGCTGTTCGTAGAAGGCGGTGGCGATCTGGCCGTGTACGCCGTCGGCGAGGGCGGCGAGGGAGAGGTTGAAGGGGCCGATGCCGATGCCCACCAGGTCGTGGGGCTGGTCTTCGGGGTGCTGCTGGGGGGCGGTCATCGGGGTGTGCTGCCTTCCAGGAGTTTCAGGAGTGTGTGCAGGTCGTCGGTGGTGGCGTGGGGGTTGAGGAGGGTCGCTTTGAGCCAGAGGCGGCCGTCGGCGGTGCGGGCGCGGCCGAGGACGGCTCTGCCCTGGTCGAGGAGGGTGCGTCTGAGGGTGGCGAGGGTTGTGTCGTCTGCGTCGGTGGGGCGCAGGAGGACGGTGGAGATGGTGGGGGGCTCGTACAGCTCGAAGTGCGGGTGTTCGGTGGTTAGTTGGGCGAGTTCGGCGGCGAGTGCGCAGGTGCGGTCGACGAGGTGGGCGAGGCCGTCGCGGCCTAGGGCGCGGAGGGTGACGGCGATCTTGAGTACGTCGGGTCGTCTGGTCGTACGGAGGGATCGGCCGAGGAGGTCGGGGAGGCCGGCCTCGGTGTCGTCGTCGGCGTTGAGGTAGTCGGCGGTGTGGTGGAGGGCGTCCAGGCGGGTGGGGTCGGCCACGGCGACGACGCCTGCGGCGGCGGGCTGCCAGCCGAGTTTGTGGAGGTCGAGGGTGACCGAGTGGGCGCGGTCGATGCCGGTGAGTTTGGGGCGGTGGGTGGCGGAGAAGAGGAGCGGGCCGCCGTACGCGGCGTCGATGTGGAGTTCGGCGCCGTGGGTGTCGCAGAGGTCGGCGATCTCGGGGATCGGGTCGATCTGGCCGGTGTCGGTGGTGCCGGCGGTGGCGACGACGAGGAGCGGGGGGTGCAGGTCGGTGAGGGCGGCGTCGAGCGCGGCGAGGTCCATGGTGCCGGAGGGGGCGGGGACGGCGACGGGTTCGGGCAGGCCCAGGAGCCAGGCTGCGCGGCGCAGGGAGTGGTGGGCGTTGGCGCCGCAGACCACTTGGACGGGGCCGTGGCGTTCGCGGGCGAGGAGGAGGGCGATCTGGTTGGACTCGGTGCCGCCGGTGGTGAGGAGGGCGTCGGGGGCGGGGTGGCCGGGATAGACCTCGGTGGCGAGGGCGCTGGTGACGAGCGCTTCGAGGGCGGAGGCTGCGGGGGCCTGATCCCAGGAGTCCATCGAGGGGTTGAGGGCCGATGCGGCGAGGTCGGCGGCGGTGGCGAGGGCGAGGGGCGGGCAGTGGAGGTGTGCGGCGCAGAGGGGGTCGGCGGGGTCGGCTGCGCCCTCGGCGACGGTGTGGACGAGGGTGCGGAGGGCTTCTTCGGCGCCGGTGCCGGTGCGTGGGAGTACAGGGTGGACGGCTTCGCGTACGCGGGCCGCGGTGTGTTCCGGCCCCCCGGCCGGGAGGGGCCCGCCGCGGGCGACGGCTCCGTCGTGCAGCGCGTCGAGCACGGTGGTCAGCAGCGGGCGCAGGGCGGCGGGGCCTGCGGTGCCGCCGGAGAGGGGCGGGGTGTTCATGCGGGGTGTCGTCCTTCGGGTGCGCGTGGGCAGACACACCAGCTTGACCGGGGATCAGGTGGTGCGGCTGCACAGCACAACGAGCTCAACCCGAAAGTGGTACTGCGGGGCGGTGGGGGGAAGTTGGCGCGGGTGGGGGTGCTATGAGGGTGCGGGTCCGGTGGGGTGGTCCTCCTGGTTGGGGGTGGCTTGGCGTGTCCGGCGGCCGCGGGCCGGTGGGACATGCGCCCGCCTCCGGCGGGCATCCTTCGCCCACCCCGCCCGCCCGTTAATGGAGGCGGGGTTCGGCGACCCCCACGCCGTGGGCGGCCAGGCGCCGTTGGCGGCCGCGGGCCGGTGCGGGGTGCGCCCGCCTCCGGCGGGCATCCTCCGCCCACCCCGCCCGCCCGTTAATGGAGGCGGGGTTCGGCGACCCCCACGCCGTGGGTGGCCGGGCGCCGTTGGCGGGCGCGGGCCGGTGGGGGGCGCCTGACCCTTCGCCCTCCCGCCCGCCCGTTAATGGGGGTCGGGTTGGGCGGCCCCCACGCCGTGGGTGGCCAGGCGCCGTTGGCGGGCGCGGGCCGGTGCGGGGTGCGCCCGCCTGCGGCGGGCATCCTCCGCCCACCCCGCCCGCCTGTTAATCGGGGCTGGGTTGGGCGACCCCCCACGCCGTGGGCGGCCGGGCGCCGTTGGCGGGCGCGGGTTCGTGGGGCTCGCTCCGTGCCGCGTGGTTTCCCGTTGCTGGGGGCAGGCATGGGGCATGTGTACCGATGGCTGGCATGTCACCGACAGCGTCGAGCTCCTTCTCGGCCGTACCCTGCCGTTCCTGGAGTCGCGGCCCGCCCTGCACACCATGCTGCTCACCGTGGTCGAGAAGCTTCGCGCCGGTGCGCCCGTGGTCGTCCTGGGGTGGCTGGAGTGTTCGGGGGGTGTGCGTGCCGCCTTCTACTGGCTGCCGGGCGGTGGGCTCTGTGTCACCTCGCTCGAATCCGAGCAGGCCGATTCCCTTTCCCGGCGCCTCCTCGCCCTCGGGCACAACCCGCCCTACGTGAGCGCCGACCTCCCCACCGCCGCCCTCTTCGGCGACGCCTGGCAGCGGCACAGTGGCGCGAGACCTTCGCTCCGTGTCCAGCTCCATCTGTACCGGCTCGGCGCCCTCACCCCGCCCGATCCCGTTCCCGCGGGGCGAGGGCGGGCCGTCCGCCAGCGGGATCAGGCGCAACTTGTGCGCTGGTGCCGGGAGTTCGCCGCCGATGTGGGGGAAGACGTTCCCGCCGACGCCGGGTCGTGGGGCGGCACCCGGTTCGCGCAGAAGCGCTACACCTTCTGGGAGACCCCCGACGGCACGCCCGTCTCCATGGCGGGCGTGAATCCGATGGTCGGCGGGCAGGTCCGGGTGGACCCCGTGTACACCCCGGCCCACTTGCGCGGGCGGGGGTACGCGGGTGCCGTCACCGTCGCGGTGAGCCGGGCCGCGCTGGAGGCCGGGGCCACCGACGTCGTGTTGTTCACGGACCCGGCCAACACCACCAGCAACGCCCTGTACCGGCGCATCGGATACCGGCCGGTCGCTGACTGGGCGGCCTACGATTTTGCCTACTAGCCCGCCTGGACCCTCAGCGCCCGCAGGAGGTCGTCCAGTTGGTCCACCAGCTTGCGGCGCAGGGCCGGGATCATCTCCGCGTCCCTCAGGCAGGCCTCGCCCTGGGCCAGGGCCGTGCGGGTCGTCTCGTACGCGGGGAAGGCGTGGCGGCCGGCCGCTTCCGCGATGGCGGGGCCCCGGCGGGACGCCAGTGCCACCGCGTCCTCGTAGAAGCGGGGGACGTACTCCCTGGTCAGGTCGGCCTGTTCGGGCTGCCAGAAGCCCTGGGCTGTGGCGGTGAAGAGGTAGTTGGAGAGCGTGTCGTCGGAGAAGAGCGCCGCCCAGGCCGCCTCCTTCGCCTCAGGGGTGGGCAGGGCGGCCCGGCAGCGGGCGGCGCCTTCCTGGCCGGTGGCGCTGGGGTCGCGGTCGAGTTCGGCGGCGATGGCGGTTTCGCCGGTGGCGCCGAGGACGGCGAGGCGGGTGAGGATGCGCCAGCGCAGTTCGGGGTCGAGTTCGGGGCCGCCGGGGACTCCGCTGTCGGCGAGCCAGCCCTGGATGGCGTCGGGCTGGGAGGCGGCGTCGATGAAGTGCCGTACGGCGATGAGGCGCAGGCCCGTGTCGCTGCCGTCCTCGGTGCGGCGGATCAGGTCGCGGCAGATCGCCGTGAGGGTGGCGAGCGCTGCGGGGCGGTCGGCGGGCGCGAGGTAGCGGTCGGCGATCTGGGTGGCGGCGAAGGTGAGGACGCCCTGGGTGATGGCGAGGTCGGATTCGCGCGGGATGTGGGTGCGGGCGGCGTCCAGGTAGGCGGTGGGCGCCAGTTCGCCGTCGCGGACCATGTCGCGGGCCGCGTTCCAGAAGACGGCGCGGGTGAGGGCGTCGGGGAGGGTGGAGAGGGAGCGTACGGCCGTGTCCCAGGACTCGCGGTCGAGGCGGACCTTCGCGTAGGTGAGGTCGCCGTCGTTGAGGAGGACGAGCGCGGGGCGGCGTCCGGCGGAGCCGATACCGATGCTTTTGTCCGCGGAGACGTCGGCCTCCAGGCGGGTGCGGAGGACGAGGCGCTCGGGATCGGCGGGGTCGTGGTCGTAGAGGCCGATGGCCAGGCGGTGCGGCCGGCGCGCCGTGGCCGTGACTGCTCCGAGGCTGCGGCCGAGGCCGGCCGGGGGTGTGGTGCCGTCCGGGCCGGCGGAGTCCGCGGCGAACAGGGCTGCGGGGCGCACGGTGGCGTTGGGCGCGTGGCTGATGCCGAGGCTCCAGCTGGTGTCGCTCCCGGTGACCTCGGGCACCAGCGTGTCGACGCCCGTCGTACGCAGCCACTGCTCGGCCCAGGTGTGGACGTCGCGGTCGGTGGCCGATGCGAGGGAGTCGATGAAGTCCGCAAGCGTCGCGTTGGCGAAGCGGTGGCGGGCGAAGTGGGTGTTGATGCCGGCCAGGAAGTCCTTCTCGCCGAGCCAGGCGACGAGTTGGCGCAGGGCGGAGGCGCCCTTGGCGTAGGAGATGCCGTCGAAGTTGAGGAGGGCCGATGCGGTGTCGGGGACGGCCTCGGGGTCGGGGGCGACGGGGTGGGTGGAGGGGCGCTGGTCGGCGTCGTAGCCCCAGCCCTTGCGGGCGACGGCGAAGTCGACCCAGGTGTCGGTGAAGCGGGTGGCTTCGGCGAGGGTCTGGTAGCCCATGTATTCGGCGAAGGACTCGTTCAGCCAGATGTCGTCCCACCACTGGAGGGTGACGAGGTCGCCGAACCACATGTGGGCCATTTCGTGGGCGATGACCATGCCGCGGGTCTGGCGCTCGGTGTCGGTGACGGCGGAGCGGTAGACGAATTCGTCGCGGAAGGTGACGAGGCCCGGGTTCTCCATGGCGCCGGCGTTGAATTCGGGGACGAAGGCCTGGTCGTAGGAGTCGAAGGGGTAGGGCTCGTCGAACTTCTCGTGGAACCGGTCGTAGCAGGCGCGGGTGATGTCGAGGATTTCGTCCGCGTCGGCGTCGAGATAGGGGGCCAGGGAACGGCGGCAGTGGATCCCGAAGGGGATGCCGGCGTGTTCGGTGCGGACCGAGTGCCAGGGGCCTGCGGCGACGGCGACGAGGTAGGTGGAGATCAGCGGGGTGGCCGCGGCGCTCCAGCGGCCGTCGGCCTGCTGCTCGGTGATGCCGTTGGAGAGGACGCTCCAGCCGTCGGGGGCGGTGACGGTGAGGTCGAAGACGGCTTTGAGGTCGGGCTGGTCGAAGGCGGCGAAGACGCGCTGGACGTCTTCCATGAAGAGCTGGGTGTAGACGTAGCTCTCGCCGTCGGTCGGGTCGGTGAAGCGGTGCATGCCTTCGCCCGTACGGGAGTAGAGCATGTCGGCCTCGATGCGCAGTTCGTGCGAGCCCGCGGTGAGGCCGGTCAGGGCGAGGCGGTTCTCGACGAGGGTTTCGGGGTCGAGGGGCTGTCCGTCGAGGGTGACGGAGCGCAGGGTGTCCGGCTTGACTTCGACGAAGGTGTCCCCGGCCTCGCGTGCCGTGAAGGCGATGAGGGTGCGGGAGTCGAAGGTGTCGTCGCCCTGGGTGAGATCGAGTTCGATCGTGTACCGCTGGACATCGAGGAGCCTGGCACGGGTCTGCGCTTCGTCGCGCGTCAGTACGGACATGCGCCCATGGTGCCGTACGGCACTGACATGGCGCAGCGGACGGTGGGAGTCAGCCGGACTGGGCGATCGTCTCGTGGTGGCGGATCACCTCGGCGATGATGAAATTGAGCAGTTTCTCCGCGAATGCCGGGTCGAGGCGGGCGCTCTCGGCGAGTTCGCGGAGGCGTTCGATCTGGCGGGATTCGCGGGCCGGGTCGGCGGGCGGCAGCTGGTGCTTGGCCTTGAGTACGCCGACCTGCTGGGTGCATTTGAAGCGTTCGGCGAGCATGTGCACGACTGCCGCGTCGATGTTGTCGATGGATCCGCGGAGGCGGTTCAGCTCGGCTTGGACGGCCGGGTCGATCTCGGTCATGGTCAGCGAGCTTACGTGGCGCGGGTGGGAAGCGTCGGAGGGTGTTCAGGATCCGGGATCTGGTTGCTCCAGCCGCCGGGGACGGTGCGTCCCTGCTGTTCGCGGAAGCGGATGGGGGCGGTGCCGACGCGCCGGGTGAACAGGCGTGAGAAGTAGGCGGGGTCGTCGTAGCCGACGCGGCGGGCGACGGCGGCGACGGGGAGTTCGGTGGCGGCGAGGAGTTCTTTGGCGCGGCCGAGGCGGATGCCGAGAAGGTAGTCCTTGGGGCTGCATCCGGCGCCTCTGCGGACGGCGGTGCGGAGTTCGGCGGGGGTCATGGAGTGGCGGGCCGCGTGTTCGGCGACGGACAGCGGCTGGAAGGCGTCGCGGGCCAGGGCCTGGAGGACGGGGTCGCCGTCGGGGGCGGTGTCGGCGCGGGCGCGGCGCAGGGCGACGAGGAGTTCGTGGACGGCGGCGCCCGTCTCGACTTCGAGGAGGGGGTTGCCGCGGCGGGCGGCGCAGGCGATGCGGCCGATGGCGGCGCGGGGGCCTGTGGCATCGGAGAGGGGGACGACGGGGCGGTCGGGTTCGATGTAGCCGAGTTCGGTGTAGGTGGTGGTGGCGGGGCCGCTGAAGTCGACGAACGATTCGTCCCAGCCGGCGACGGGGTCGGGTCCGTAGTGGTGGGCTGTGCCGGGGGTGAGCCAGATCAGGGCGGGTGCGGTGATGTCGGTGCGGCGTCCGTCGGCGCCCTTGAACCAGCCGCTGCCGGCGCTGACGACGACGGCGACGTGGTGGTCGAGGGTGCGGGGGCCGACGGTGGGCAGGGTGCCGTGCTGGAGGCCTACACCGAGGCAGACCAGGCCGAGGCGCTGGTGGACGGGGCTGGGGGTGAAATAGCGCATCCAGGTGTGGTAAACCACCGCGAATCGCCCTTTCTGTGTGCTGCGTTGCGTCCAACCAGCGTTGATCTTTGTCCATGGACCGGATCGCCGCCAGGGGGCAAAGGTGGGCTGCGTGGCAGATTTCACGGTGGGTGAGCAGGATTTTCAGCTGGACGGGCGGCCGGTACGGCTGCTGTCGGGGGCGATGCACTACTTCCGGGTGCACGAGGAGCAGTGGGGGCACCGGCTCGCGATGCTGCGGGCGATGGGGCTCAACTGCGTGGAGACGTATGTGCCGTGGAATCTGCACGAGCCGCAGCAGGGCCGCTTCCACGACGTGCAGGCGCTGGGCCGGTTCCTCGACGCGGCGCAGGAGGCGGGGCTGTGGGCGCTGGTGCGCCCAGGTCCGTACATCTGCGCCGAGTGGGAGAACGGCGGGCTGCCGCACTGGCTGACCGGTCCTTTGGGGCGGCGGGTGCGGACCCGGGATCCGGAGTTCCTCGGGCATGTGGACCGCTGGTTCCATCATCTGCTGCATGAGATCGTGCCGCGGCAGATCGACCGCGGCGGCCCGGTGATCATGGTGCAGGTCGAGAACGAGTACGGGAGTTACGGCTCGGACCAGGTGTATCTCGCGCATCTGGCGGGTCTGCTGCGCCGTCGCGGGGTGAGTGTCCCGCTGTTCACCTCCGACGGCCCGGAGGACCACATGCTGACGGGCGGCTCCGTGCCGGGGGTGCTGGCGACGGCGAATTTCGGGTCGGGTGCGCGGGAGGGTTTCGAGGTGCTGCGCCGGCACCGGCCGCGCGGGCCGCTGATGTGCATGGAGTTCTGGTGCGGGTGGTTCGACCACTGGGATGCGGAGCATGTCGTACGCGATCCGGCGGATGCGGCCGTGGCGCTGCGGGAGATCCTGGAGTGCGGTGGTTCGGTGAATCTGTACATGGCGCACGGGGGCACGAACTTCGGGGGTTACTCGGGTGCGAACCGGGCGGGTGAGCTGCACGGCGGCGAGCTGCAGCCGACGGTGACGAGTTACGACTACGGAGCTCCGGTGGACGAGTTCGGGCGGCCGACGGAGAAGTTCTGGCTGTTCAGGGAGATCCTGGCGGAGTACCAGGACGGCCCGCTGCCCGAACTGCCGCCCGCGCCCGCTCCCTTGGGTGCTCCGGTGCGTCCTGTGCTGAGCGAGTGGGCGCCGCTGGCGGAGGTTCTGGCGTCGCTCGGCGGCCCGGAGCGGGAGAGCGCGGTCCCGGCGACGTTCGAGGAGCTGGATGTGGACCGGGGTCTGGTCCGCTACCGGGTGGACGTGCCGGGTCCGCGCAAGCCGTATCCGCTGACGGTCTCGGGGCTGCGGGATGCGGCGGTGCTGTACGTCGACGGGGTACGGACCGAGCTCGGGGCCCCGGTGGCGGGCCCGGCCGCAGTCGAGCTGTGGGTGGAGTCCCTGGGCCGGGTCAACTACGGGCCGCAACTGGCGGAGTCGAAGGGCATCACCGGCGGGATCCTGCACGAGCGGCAGTATCTGCACGGGGTACGGGCGCAGGGGCTGCGGCTGGACTCCTTCGACGATGCGGCGGCGGTCGCGAAGCTGCCGTTCGCCCCGGTCGAGGGCGGGGAGCGGGGTCTGTACCGGGGGACGTTCGAGGTCCGGGGCGTCGGTGACGCGTCGCTGGAACTGCCCGGCTGGGGGCGGGGGTTCGTTTGGGTGAACGGTTTCTGCCTGGGCCGTTACTGGTGTGCGGGCCCGCAGACCGCCCTGTACGTACCGGGCCCTGTGCTGCGTGAGGGCGAGAACGAGGTGTGGGTCCTGGAGTTCCTCGAGCCGGGCGACCCCGTCCTGGAGATCAGCTGACGATCCCCCGTGAACAGCCCGGAGGGCCGGCCCCGTGTAAGGGTCGGCCCTCCATTGCGTCTACCCCTTACACCTCGCGCACTTCGAAGGCGTCCAGCGAGAACTCGGCGACCCCGTCGTCGCCGACCTTGCGCAGTCCGACCCAGGCGTCCCCGGCAGCGGGCGCGGTGAACTCGTAGCTCAGCAGGGTGGGTTCGGTGGCGACGGGGAGTTCCTGGCGCGTGAGTTCGCGGGCGGCCGGCTCGTCGACCCCGGTGATCCACGCGTACTGGCCGGCCGTCTGGTTCTCGTACCGGAAGGAGACCCGGTAGCGCTTGCCCGGCGTGAAGCGGACCGTGTGGTCCACCGTCCGGTAGACGAGGCCGTCGTTCTCGCCGCGCGACTTCAGCGACTGGGTGCCGTCGATGATGTCGTCGATCTCCTTGCCGTTCCAGCCGCGCTGCGTGAAGGGGGCGTGCCGTTGCGCGATGTGCGTACGCGGGTCGGTGGCGCCGCCTGCGTCGCCCTTCACGAAGGGGCCCCAGCCCTGGGGGACGTTCTCGAAGTCCTCGAAGACCAGCGTGCCCGCCTTCTCGGTGGGTTCGGCGGCGACGATGCGTACGTTGTCGAAGCGCACCTGCGCCGCTCCCGCATCCGCCCGCAGGGTGAGGTCGACGCGGCCGCCGCCCTCGGGGACGGTGAAGCGGGTGAACATGCGCTGGAAGCGGGAGTCGTGCTTGCGGTCGGCGGCGACGTAGTTCCCGGCGCTGGAGACGTCGGTGAAGTTGGTGGCGGTGACGCCGTCGGCGGTACGGATCTCGAGTGCGGCCCGTCGCCGCTCCCCCGCGCTGGCGCCCACTTCGACCTGCACGGAGGCGGCGTAGGTCCCGGCCGGGAGACGTCCCAGGCGTTGGCCGACGCGGGCCGCAGCGCCCCCGGCGATGACGAGTTCGTAGTCGCCGATCGCGCTGAGGGCGACCTTCGCGGGCCCGCTGACCGTCCAGCCCTTCAGGGAACCGGAGTTGAAGCCGGGGTCGTACACCGCGCTCTTCTGCCCCCAGCCGGGGTCGCCGACGGCCGCGACACGCGTGCGGTACACGACGTACGGCTGACCCGCTTCAGCGTCCAGGGCGACCTTCCCCGACCGTACGGGTGCGTCGCGCACGAACTCCCGCCCCTGGTCGGTGAGCCGGTACACGGCGACGCGCGCCGCGCCCGCCCAGCCGCGCGGGAGTGCCCAACTGCTGCTGCCACCGGCCGGGTTGTAGTGATACAGCTTCCCCGGGTCGGTCGCCTTCCGGGGCTCCCAGGGCAGCAGATAGGCCCCGCCCTCGTACACCACACGCCCGTCGGTGGTGATGCGCCGCGCGCCGCTCGCGTCGTCGACGACCGTCCCCGTGGGTCCGAAGAAGGTGATCTCGTGGTCGGTCCACCGCTTGACGGGGTAGGCCTGCAGGTACTTCGCGGGGAGCGCCTCGGTCCAGATGATGTCGTAGAAGGCGTTCCAGTCGGTCTTGTTGACCCAGCCCTCGAAGTTGCCCATGCGGGCGGCCCCGAGCAGGGTGGGCCACTTGTTGGCGAAGACGTCCTTCTGGTGGTTGCGGACGAAGCGGATCAGCTGGGAGTTGATGCCGCGGGAGGTGTCGCCGCCGTAGTCGGTCTCGTTCGCCCAGTGCGACCAGATCGAGGAGCGTTCCAGGCCGTGGCCCCATTCGCTGGTGACGATCCAGCCCTGTTCGCGCAGGGCGCGCTGGAGGCGGTCGGAGGTCCAGCCGGACTCGCGGAAGACGTCGACGTAGATCGTGTTGAGTGCCGGGTCGGCCTCGCGGCGCAGGTCCTTGAAGCGCTTGATGATGTCGCCGGACACCAGGTCGCGACGCGAGTCGATGCGGTAGCTCTGGTCGAGCCAGTCCCACTGCTCGTTGGTCTTGTCGACGAGCGTCTCGGAGAAGGCGTGGGCGACGGGGTAGGACTCGGTGGCATTCACGTGGACGGCGAAGTCGCTGTTCCACTTGCGGCCTTCCCTGACCAGGGTGTTGAGGTCGGTGAGGCCGCCGGCGCGCTGGTTGTAGTTGCCCGCGTAGTCGGGGTGCGCGGAGTCGTGGCCCTCCGACTGGTAGCCCTTCAGCAGCGTGAACTGCCGCAGCCCGTCCGTGGCGAGGGAGATCCGCTTGACGTTGTCGAGGGTCGCCAGGAAGGGGTTCGTGGCCTGCGAGGCGAAGTTGAAGGGGATGTGCGGGACGACGCGCAGATGCTGCTCGTCGGCGCCGAGCGGCGTGACCATGATGTCGCGGAAGGCGATGGCCGCGTCCTGCCAGTCGACGACGCCGTCGCCGTTGCGGTCGCGGGTGAGGATCACGGTCGCGTACGGGAGGGGCTCGGTGGCGTCCACGGGCGAGGTCGCGGCCCGGTGGGTCCACTGGCCGCAGGCGAGGCGGGCTACCGCCAGGTCGCCGGCCTTCACGGTCTGCCGCCACAGCCGCCCGTTCTCCCAGGTGGTCCCGGCGGCGCTGTCGACCTTGTCGTAGACGGTGTTGGTCTCGACGGCCCCGCCGAGCGTGTCGTGTGCGACGACGGCGTACGCGCATCCGACGGCCGCCGCATCGGGCGCGGTGTCGGCGGCGACCTTCACCAGGGTGTCGCCGCTCTTGGCCTTGTCGAGCTGGATCTTGGCGGCGAGCAGGGTGG
The sequence above is drawn from the Streptomyces sp. NBC_01465 genome and encodes:
- a CDS encoding lysine N(6)-hydroxylase/L-ornithine N(5)-oxygenase family protein, producing MTAPQQHPEDQPHDLVGIGIGPFNLSLAALADGVHGQIATAFYEQRPAFHWHPGLLIEGATLQVPFLADLVTLADPASPWTFLNYLKSRERLFPFYFAERFHIQRTEYDAYCRWVSENLTGLHFGHQVDAVRWNPERSLFEVDFTQLDTEGEAEALGRAYTRNLALGVGTEPYIPEPLKPLAEAPTVPVVHSADYLTHRARLLAAEHITVIGSGQSGAEVFLDLLRARPAGREKLTWLARSESFAPMEYSKLGLEHFTPDYTRYFHHLPEGVRDKLVPQQWQLHKGIDADTINAIHEELYRRTQHGGWPDATITPGVSVRTAGRVGATKVELHLEHAQQSTRSRLTTDAVVLATGYKERSVDGMLAGIDPYMRRDSSERPRIDENYRLVLDPSVTGSVYVQNAERHTHGVGAPDLGLAAWRSATILNSLTGKEPYPLPRRTAFTSFGLDREKALPPQRHEGLVPLAERT
- a CDS encoding pyridoxal phosphate-dependent decarboxylase family protein, which encodes MNTPPLSGGTAGPAALRPLLTTVLDALHDGAVARGGPLPAGGPEHTAARVREAVHPVLPRTGTGAEEALRTLVHTVAEGAADPADPLCAAHLHCPPLALATAADLAASALNPSMDSWDQAPAASALEALVTSALATEVYPGHPAPDALLTTGGTESNQIALLLARERHGPVQVVCGANAHHSLRRAAWLLGLPEPVAVPAPSGTMDLAALDAALTDLHPPLLVVATAGTTDTGQIDPIPEIADLCDTHGAELHIDAAYGGPLLFSATHRPKLTGIDRAHSVTLDLHKLGWQPAAAGVVAVADPTRLDALHHTADYLNADDDTEAGLPDLLGRSLRTTRRPDVLKIAVTLRALGRDGLAHLVDRTCALAAELAQLTTEHPHFELYEPPTISTVLLRPTDADDTTLATLRRTLLDQGRAVLGRARTADGRLWLKATLLNPHATTDDLHTLLKLLEGSTPR
- a CDS encoding GNAT family N-acetyltransferase; this encodes MCTDGWHVTDSVELLLGRTLPFLESRPALHTMLLTVVEKLRAGAPVVVLGWLECSGGVRAAFYWLPGGGLCVTSLESEQADSLSRRLLALGHNPPYVSADLPTAALFGDAWQRHSGARPSLRVQLHLYRLGALTPPDPVPAGRGRAVRQRDQAQLVRWCREFAADVGEDVPADAGSWGGTRFAQKRYTFWETPDGTPVSMAGVNPMVGGQVRVDPVYTPAHLRGRGYAGAVTVAVSRAALEAGATDVVLFTDPANTTSNALYRRIGYRPVADWAAYDFAY
- the pepN gene encoding aminopeptidase N; protein product: MSVLTRDEAQTRARLLDVQRYTIELDLTQGDDTFDSRTLIAFTAREAGDTFVEVKPDTLRSVTLDGQPLDPETLVENRLALTGLTAGSHELRIEADMLYSRTGEGMHRFTDPTDGESYVYTQLFMEDVQRVFAAFDQPDLKAVFDLTVTAPDGWSVLSNGITEQQADGRWSAAATPLISTYLVAVAAGPWHSVRTEHAGIPFGIHCRRSLAPYLDADADEILDITRACYDRFHEKFDEPYPFDSYDQAFVPEFNAGAMENPGLVTFRDEFVYRSAVTDTERQTRGMVIAHEMAHMWFGDLVTLQWWDDIWLNESFAEYMGYQTLAEATRFTDTWVDFAVARKGWGYDADQRPSTHPVAPDPEAVPDTASALLNFDGISYAKGASALRQLVAWLGEKDFLAGINTHFARHRFANATLADFIDSLASATDRDVHTWAEQWLRTTGVDTLVPEVTGSDTSWSLGISHAPNATVRPAALFAADSAGPDGTTPPAGLGRSLGAVTATARRPHRLAIGLYDHDPADPERLVLRTRLEADVSADKSIGIGSAGRRPALVLLNDGDLTYAKVRLDRESWDTAVRSLSTLPDALTRAVFWNAARDMVRDGELAPTAYLDAARTHIPRESDLAITQGVLTFAATQIADRYLAPADRPAALATLTAICRDLIRRTEDGSDTGLRLIAVRHFIDAASQPDAIQGWLADSGVPGGPELDPELRWRILTRLAVLGATGETAIAAELDRDPSATGQEGAARCRAALPTPEAKEAAWAALFSDDTLSNYLFTATAQGFWQPEQADLTREYVPRFYEDAVALASRRGPAIAEAAGRHAFPAYETTRTALAQGEACLRDAEMIPALRRKLVDQLDDLLRALRVQAG
- a CDS encoding chorismate mutase translates to MTEIDPAVQAELNRLRGSIDNIDAAVVHMLAERFKCTQQVGVLKAKHQLPPADPARESRQIERLRELAESARLDPAFAEKLLNFIIAEVIRHHETIAQSG
- a CDS encoding AraC family transcriptional regulator — encoded protein: MRYFTPSPVHQRLGLVCLGVGLQHGTLPTVGPRTLDHHVAVVVSAGSGWFKGADGRRTDITAPALIWLTPGTAHHYGPDPVAGWDESFVDFSGPATTTYTELGYIEPDRPVVPLSDATGPRAAIGRIACAARRGNPLLEVETGAAVHELLVALRRARADTAPDGDPVLQALARDAFQPLSVAEHAARHSMTPAELRTAVRRGAGCSPKDYLLGIRLGRAKELLAATELPVAAVARRVGYDDPAYFSRLFTRRVGTAPIRFREQQGRTVPGGWSNQIPDPEHPPTLPTRAT
- a CDS encoding glycoside hydrolase family 35 protein; translated protein: MADFTVGEQDFQLDGRPVRLLSGAMHYFRVHEEQWGHRLAMLRAMGLNCVETYVPWNLHEPQQGRFHDVQALGRFLDAAQEAGLWALVRPGPYICAEWENGGLPHWLTGPLGRRVRTRDPEFLGHVDRWFHHLLHEIVPRQIDRGGPVIMVQVENEYGSYGSDQVYLAHLAGLLRRRGVSVPLFTSDGPEDHMLTGGSVPGVLATANFGSGAREGFEVLRRHRPRGPLMCMEFWCGWFDHWDAEHVVRDPADAAVALREILECGGSVNLYMAHGGTNFGGYSGANRAGELHGGELQPTVTSYDYGAPVDEFGRPTEKFWLFREILAEYQDGPLPELPPAPAPLGAPVRPVLSEWAPLAEVLASLGGPERESAVPATFEELDVDRGLVRYRVDVPGPRKPYPLTVSGLRDAAVLYVDGVRTELGAPVAGPAAVELWVESLGRVNYGPQLAESKGITGGILHERQYLHGVRAQGLRLDSFDDAAAVAKLPFAPVEGGERGLYRGTFEVRGVGDASLELPGWGRGFVWVNGFCLGRYWCAGPQTALYVPGPVLREGENEVWVLEFLEPGDPVLEIS